A single region of the Rathayibacter rathayi genome encodes:
- a CDS encoding allantoate amidohydrolase, whose amino-acid sequence MSAAATVDAAAILARCDELAAVSSSRDGIERVYLSPEHARVNAMAARWMTEAGMRSWQDAAGNQCGRYEGATPGLPALLLGSHLDTVPDAGRYDGILGVMLAIAAVSRLHAAGRRLPFAVEVVAFGDEEGTRFGTALLGSRALAGTWDERWWELEDADGTTLVEAFREFGLDPSRIRTAARDAQDVLAYLEAHIEQGPYLEEADRALAVVSSIAGARRFSLTLTGKAGHAGGVPLERRRDALTGAAEAVLAVERIAREQGVIATVGRLETFPGAVNVIPGRVDFSLDLRAETDAQRDAAWDAIEHAMSESAARRRLALTAEQTHSAPAVIASARLQDMVRAGIRATGDAEPMVLFSKAGHDAMAVADLTDYAMLFLRCEGGVSHHPDESVTEADVATALDAFEAAVLALADGTRIA is encoded by the coding sequence ATGAGCGCCGCCGCCACCGTCGACGCCGCCGCCATCCTGGCCCGTTGCGACGAACTCGCCGCGGTCTCCTCCAGCCGCGACGGGATCGAGCGGGTCTACCTTTCGCCCGAGCACGCCCGCGTGAACGCGATGGCCGCGCGCTGGATGACCGAGGCCGGGATGCGCAGCTGGCAGGACGCGGCCGGCAACCAGTGCGGCCGCTACGAGGGAGCGACCCCGGGGCTCCCGGCGCTGCTGCTCGGCTCGCACCTCGACACGGTGCCCGACGCGGGCCGGTACGACGGGATCCTCGGCGTGATGCTCGCGATCGCGGCGGTCTCGCGCCTGCACGCGGCGGGCCGGCGTCTCCCGTTCGCGGTCGAGGTCGTCGCGTTCGGCGACGAGGAGGGCACCCGCTTCGGCACGGCGCTCCTGGGCTCCCGCGCGCTCGCCGGCACCTGGGACGAGCGCTGGTGGGAGCTCGAGGACGCTGACGGAACGACCCTCGTCGAGGCATTTCGTGAGTTCGGGCTCGACCCCTCCCGCATCCGCACCGCCGCGCGTGACGCGCAGGACGTGCTCGCCTACCTCGAGGCCCACATCGAGCAGGGCCCGTACCTCGAGGAAGCGGACCGCGCTCTGGCCGTCGTCTCGTCCATCGCGGGGGCCCGCCGCTTCTCGCTGACCCTCACCGGGAAGGCCGGGCACGCGGGCGGAGTCCCGCTCGAGCGCCGCCGCGACGCGCTGACGGGAGCGGCCGAGGCTGTGCTCGCGGTGGAGAGGATCGCGCGGGAGCAGGGCGTGATCGCCACGGTCGGACGGCTCGAGACCTTCCCGGGGGCGGTCAACGTCATCCCGGGCCGGGTCGACTTCAGCCTCGACCTGCGTGCCGAGACCGACGCGCAGCGCGACGCGGCATGGGACGCGATCGAGCACGCGATGTCGGAGTCGGCGGCGCGGCGCCGGCTCGCGCTCACGGCGGAGCAGACCCACTCTGCCCCCGCGGTCATCGCCTCCGCACGGCTGCAGGACATGGTGCGCGCGGGCATCCGGGCGACCGGGGACGCGGAGCCGATGGTGCTGTTCTCCAAGGCCGGGCACGACGCGATGGCGGTCGCCGACCTCACCGACTACGCGATGCTCTTCCTCCGCTGCGAGGGGGGCGTCAGCCACCACCCGGACGAGAGCGTGACCGAGGCCGATGTCGCGACGGCCCTGGACGCCTTCGAGGCGGCGGTGCTGGCGCTCGCCGACGGGACGAGGATCGCGTGA
- a CDS encoding pyridoxal-phosphate-dependent aminotransferase family protein: MTTPAPFLPVDPPPRLLMGPGPINADPRVLRAMSAQLVGQYDPFMTATMTETQELYRQVFRTRNEKTMLVDGTSRAGIEAALVSMLEPGDRVLVPIFGRFGHLLREIAERCGAEVHMIEAEWGQVFPVSAIADALARVKPKVLAVVHGDTSTTMAQPLEELGALCEKHGALFYTDVTASLAGNAFATDELGLDAVSAGLQKCLGGPSGSAPVTFSERAVAVIESRTSIEAGIRGEGDVVSARRVRSNYFDLGMVFDYWGPRRLNHHTEATTMLYGARECARILVEEGLDETVARHALHGSAMLAGVRGLNLEVFGDVGHKMTNVVAVHIPQGVNGDAVRGAMLTDFGIEIGTSFGPLHGKVWRIGTMGYNARTDAVLTTLAALEAVLRRAGASVPVSGGVAGAYEVYGAVRA, from the coding sequence ATGACCACGCCAGCGCCGTTCCTCCCCGTCGATCCGCCGCCGCGTCTGCTGATGGGCCCGGGTCCGATCAACGCCGACCCGCGCGTGCTGCGTGCGATGTCGGCTCAACTGGTGGGTCAGTACGACCCGTTCATGACCGCGACGATGACCGAGACGCAGGAGCTGTACCGTCAGGTCTTCCGCACCCGCAACGAGAAGACGATGCTCGTCGACGGCACGAGCCGCGCAGGCATCGAGGCGGCTCTGGTTTCGATGCTGGAGCCGGGTGACCGCGTGCTGGTGCCGATCTTCGGGCGGTTCGGGCACCTCCTCCGCGAGATCGCGGAGCGGTGCGGAGCCGAGGTGCACATGATTGAGGCGGAGTGGGGGCAGGTCTTCCCCGTCTCGGCGATCGCGGACGCTCTGGCTCGGGTGAAGCCGAAGGTGCTCGCCGTGGTGCACGGTGACACCTCGACCACGATGGCGCAGCCGCTGGAGGAACTCGGCGCGCTCTGCGAGAAGCACGGCGCCCTCTTCTACACCGACGTCACCGCCTCCCTCGCGGGCAACGCCTTCGCGACCGACGAGCTCGGGCTCGACGCGGTGTCGGCCGGTCTGCAGAAGTGCCTGGGCGGCCCGTCCGGGTCGGCGCCGGTCACCTTCTCGGAGCGGGCCGTCGCGGTGATCGAGTCGCGCACGAGCATTGAGGCGGGCATCCGCGGCGAGGGCGACGTGGTCAGCGCGCGCCGGGTCCGCTCCAATTACTTCGACCTCGGGATGGTCTTCGACTACTGGGGACCGCGCCGGCTGAACCACCACACCGAGGCAACCACGATGCTCTATGGCGCCCGCGAGTGCGCCCGCATCCTCGTCGAGGAGGGGCTCGACGAGACGGTCGCCCGGCACGCGCTGCACGGCTCGGCGATGCTGGCGGGCGTTCGCGGGCTCAACCTCGAGGTGTTCGGCGACGTCGGCCACAAGATGACGAACGTCGTCGCGGTGCACATCCCCCAGGGCGTCAACGGCGACGCAGTGCGCGGGGCGATGCTCACCGACTTCGGCATCGAGATCGGCACCTCCTTCGGCCCGCTGCACGGGAAGGTCTGGCGCATCGGCACGATGGGCTACAACGCCCGCACCGATGCTGTACTGACCACGCTGGCAGCGCTGGAGGCGGTGCTGCGCCGCGCGGGCGCCTCCGTGCCCGTGAGTGGCGGAGTCGCGGGAGCGTACGAGGTGTACGGGGCGGTGCGCGCATGA
- a CDS encoding HNH endonuclease signature motif containing protein yields the protein MTDNRQQGLEEVRTLGDHAARLARSAAPLHLASAEALHAAYTAALRCPEAFARGGSPRESHDLVERSVRAELAVALNVSERVATRELEHARLLVEHLPRTRAALAEARLRWEAGQLICGVAATLPAASLAAFDERAAGLAVEMTPTQLRRRLARLRDELHDVPLADRHARAREDRAVWVSPEHDGMATLCATLPAPIALGALARLDRIARTLRDGTDSTDGTDGTGSTSGAPADGRTLSQLRADALADLLCDGDVSGTVPGDKRPRTFAPGIRAEVRLTLAASTAAGRNEAPAELDGYGFVPAGIARDLLGADAMITPVLTRPGTGAIVSVGRTHRLPPPRMRLALQLRDRTCRFPGCTRPAASAEADHTLEWRHGGATALHNLASLCVAHHHVRHGDRWSYTLHPDGAADWTTPTGRRVVTRPPDPPAPPPPPASTRMPSFVDAPPPF from the coding sequence ATGACGGATAACAGGCAGCAGGGACTCGAGGAGGTCCGCACCCTCGGCGACCACGCGGCGCGGCTCGCCCGCTCCGCTGCTCCACTACACCTCGCCTCCGCCGAGGCCCTACACGCGGCCTACACGGCAGCGCTGCGCTGCCCAGAGGCGTTCGCGCGCGGTGGATCGCCCCGGGAGTCTCACGATCTCGTCGAGCGCTCAGTCCGGGCCGAGCTGGCCGTCGCACTGAACGTGTCCGAGCGCGTGGCCACCCGAGAACTCGAGCACGCCCGACTGCTGGTCGAGCACCTGCCGCGCACTCGCGCCGCCCTGGCCGAGGCACGCCTGCGGTGGGAGGCGGGTCAGCTCATCTGCGGAGTCGCCGCGACCCTGCCCGCCGCCTCTCTCGCAGCGTTCGACGAGCGCGCCGCGGGACTAGCGGTCGAGATGACGCCGACTCAGCTGCGCCGACGCCTCGCTCGGCTCCGCGACGAGCTGCACGACGTCCCCCTCGCGGATCGGCATGCCCGCGCTCGTGAGGACCGCGCCGTCTGGGTCTCACCCGAACACGACGGCATGGCGACACTCTGCGCGACCCTCCCCGCTCCGATCGCGCTCGGCGCGCTCGCTCGGCTCGACCGGATCGCGCGGACGCTCCGCGACGGCACCGACAGCACCGACGGCACCGACGGCACCGGCAGCACCTCGGGCGCCCCTGCGGACGGGCGCACGCTCTCGCAACTGCGGGCCGACGCCCTCGCCGACCTGCTCTGCGACGGCGATGTGTCCGGCACGGTACCGGGCGACAAGCGTCCGCGCACGTTCGCCCCCGGCATTCGCGCCGAGGTCCGCCTGACCCTCGCCGCGAGCACCGCGGCTGGTCGCAACGAGGCTCCGGCCGAGCTGGACGGCTACGGATTCGTCCCCGCCGGCATCGCCCGCGACCTCCTCGGAGCAGACGCCATGATCACTCCCGTACTCACCCGGCCCGGCACCGGTGCGATCGTGTCCGTTGGACGCACGCACCGCCTCCCTCCCCCGCGGATGCGCCTCGCCCTGCAACTGCGAGACCGGACCTGCCGCTTCCCCGGCTGCACCCGGCCCGCCGCGAGCGCCGAGGCCGACCACACCCTCGAGTGGCGTCACGGAGGAGCCACCGCCCTGCACAACCTGGCATCGCTCTGCGTCGCGCACCACCACGTCCGTCACGGCGACCGCTGGAGCTACACCCTCCACCCCGACGGTGCGGCCGACTGGACCACTCCAACGGGCCGCCGCGTCGTCACCCGGCCGCCCGATCCGCCCGCGCCGCCCCCGCCTCCCGCGTCGACGCGCATGCCGAGCTTCGTCGATGCCCCGCCCCCGTTCTGA
- a CDS encoding AtzH-like domain-containing protein, whose product MTTLEGVLPSGLVDAVEAYEAALAADDIAALADAFLDAPTTLRGDASGLLVGHAAITGFRGRRGGAPARELVEVHVRAIDADTALVVSVNAPAHGGRGLVTQLWMREGGTWRVRAAQVQAPAQALDPRVWRAVGAPLVPAAGAGVLNGVDVAVKDVFAIKGQRIGAGVPAYLAAAPIESATAPAVGHLLRAGATVRGIAQTDEFAYSIAGRNSGYGTPPNPAVPGAIPGGSSSGPATAVSLGQAAIGLATDTAGSIRVPASYQGLWGLRTTHGVVSVEGLLPLAPSFDTVGWLTRDLGTLQRVADICLPPSPSIRGVVVAPALLDGVDAGVGAAFRAAVEGLNPDQVALPPVAAMLEAFRLVQAAEAWRSSGGWVAAHPGVLAADVQARFDAASLVEAKAEAVARARVAGFREALDAALDGRVLLLPSTSSVAPALDASAETIDAARTATLGLTCIAGIGGYPALSMPGLSADGAPVGLCLVGPRGADLVLLELAAGWERD is encoded by the coding sequence GTGACGACACTGGAGGGCGTGCTGCCGTCGGGCCTGGTTGACGCGGTCGAAGCGTACGAGGCGGCGCTGGCGGCGGACGATATCGCGGCGCTCGCGGACGCCTTCCTGGACGCGCCGACGACCCTGCGGGGGGATGCCTCTGGGCTGCTCGTCGGGCATGCGGCGATCACCGGCTTCCGGGGACGCCGCGGGGGAGCACCCGCGAGGGAGCTGGTCGAGGTGCACGTACGGGCGATCGACGCGGATACGGCGCTCGTGGTGAGCGTGAACGCGCCGGCCCACGGTGGCCGAGGGCTCGTCACGCAGCTGTGGATGCGCGAGGGCGGGACCTGGCGGGTGCGCGCGGCGCAGGTGCAGGCGCCCGCGCAGGCCCTCGACCCTCGTGTCTGGCGGGCGGTCGGCGCGCCGCTCGTGCCGGCCGCCGGCGCCGGAGTGTTGAACGGGGTCGACGTGGCGGTGAAGGACGTGTTCGCGATCAAGGGTCAGCGGATCGGCGCGGGGGTGCCCGCCTACCTGGCTGCGGCGCCGATCGAGTCGGCGACTGCTCCGGCCGTCGGGCACCTGCTCCGGGCCGGGGCGACGGTGCGCGGGATCGCGCAGACCGATGAATTCGCGTACAGCATCGCCGGCCGAAACTCCGGCTACGGGACTCCGCCGAACCCGGCGGTGCCGGGGGCGATCCCGGGTGGCTCGTCCAGCGGACCGGCGACTGCGGTGTCGCTCGGGCAGGCGGCGATCGGGCTCGCGACCGACACGGCGGGCTCGATTCGGGTGCCGGCGTCGTATCAGGGGCTGTGGGGGCTTCGGACCACGCACGGTGTGGTGTCCGTCGAGGGGCTGCTGCCACTGGCGCCAAGCTTCGACACGGTGGGGTGGCTGACGCGGGATCTCGGGACGCTCCAGCGGGTGGCGGACATCTGCCTGCCCCCGAGTCCGTCGATCCGCGGGGTCGTCGTGGCGCCGGCGCTGCTCGACGGAGTGGATGCGGGGGTGGGCGCTGCGTTCCGAGCGGCGGTGGAGGGCCTGAATCCCGACCAGGTGGCGCTGCCGCCGGTCGCGGCGATGCTCGAGGCGTTCCGGCTGGTGCAGGCCGCGGAGGCGTGGCGGTCCAGCGGCGGTTGGGTGGCGGCGCACCCGGGGGTCCTGGCCGCCGACGTGCAGGCGCGGTTCGACGCGGCCTCGCTGGTGGAGGCGAAGGCAGAGGCGGTTGCTCGAGCACGGGTGGCGGGTTTCCGGGAGGCGCTCGACGCGGCACTGGACGGACGGGTGCTACTCCTGCCCTCGACGTCGTCGGTCGCGCCCGCCCTCGATGCCTCGGCGGAGACGATCGACGCAGCGCGCACGGCGACGCTCGGCCTGACGTGCATCGCCGGGATCGGCGGGTATCCCGCGCTCTCGATGCCGGGACTGAGTGCCGACGGCGCTCCGGTAGGGCTCTGTCTCGTGGGTCCGCGGGGAGCGGATCTCGTGCTGCTGGAGCTGGCCGCCGGATGGGAGAGGGACTGA
- a CDS encoding acetamidase/formamidase family protein, with amino-acid sequence MGVAVAGGERPHSVPPGAHGGNIDIALLTAGTSLYLPVQVPGALAYVGDPHFAQGDGEVALMAMEASLRVRVRLEVVPRDEALAAFGELAGPMGETQEFLVPTGLDEDLDAAVQKCVRAAIALLVARYGMDPGHAYAYLSAATDFDISQVVDLVKGVHARVLTADFYA; translated from the coding sequence ATGGGTGTCGCCGTTGCGGGCGGGGAGCGTCCGCATTCGGTGCCGCCCGGTGCGCACGGTGGCAACATCGACATCGCCCTGCTCACCGCGGGCACGAGCCTCTACCTGCCGGTGCAGGTGCCCGGCGCGCTCGCGTACGTCGGTGATCCACACTTCGCTCAGGGCGACGGCGAGGTAGCGCTGATGGCGATGGAGGCGAGCCTGCGGGTCCGGGTGCGCTTGGAGGTCGTGCCGCGCGACGAGGCGCTGGCGGCGTTCGGGGAGCTGGCCGGGCCGATGGGGGAGACGCAAGAGTTCCTCGTGCCCACCGGTCTCGACGAGGACCTCGACGCGGCGGTGCAGAAGTGCGTCCGCGCGGCGATCGCGCTGCTGGTCGCGCGCTACGGCATGGATCCGGGACACGCCTACGCCTACCTCAGCGCGGCCACGGACTTCGACATCTCGCAGGTCGTCGACCTCGTGAAGGGCGTGCACGCTCGCGTCCTGACGGCGGACTTCTATGCCTGA
- a CDS encoding YoaK family protein codes for MTRFSRLAPDDRTPVFHSLRTRTEDATLGLMLALTFSTGVVDAVGYVGLDRIFAGNMTGNVVILGMALSGAADLPVIGPLIALGAFMIGAVIGGRVLRPVKKGWTSRSTWLFAVVGILLGALAIALAVVPERPEPLALSVTGVLGAAMGLQAATARHLAVKDVTTVVVTSTITGLAADSRLAGSPGQPWFRRAAAIALIAAGAGVGALALLVGLWFGLAVAAVITLVATLLGELVVHSRYAAATPADTAV; via the coding sequence GTGACACGATTCTCCAGACTCGCCCCCGACGACAGGACTCCCGTGTTCCACAGCCTGCGCACCCGCACCGAGGACGCGACCCTCGGCCTGATGCTCGCCCTCACCTTCTCGACCGGCGTCGTCGACGCCGTCGGCTACGTCGGGCTCGATCGCATCTTCGCGGGCAACATGACCGGCAACGTCGTCATCCTCGGCATGGCCCTCTCCGGCGCGGCCGACCTGCCCGTGATCGGTCCCCTGATCGCGCTCGGGGCCTTCATGATCGGCGCCGTGATCGGTGGCCGGGTGCTCCGCCCAGTGAAGAAGGGCTGGACCTCCCGCTCGACCTGGCTGTTCGCGGTGGTCGGGATCCTGCTGGGCGCTCTGGCGATCGCGCTCGCCGTGGTACCCGAGCGCCCAGAACCGCTCGCCCTCAGCGTCACCGGCGTCCTCGGCGCAGCAATGGGTCTCCAGGCAGCGACCGCGCGCCACCTCGCTGTGAAGGACGTCACGACCGTCGTCGTCACCTCGACCATCACCGGCCTCGCCGCCGACTCGCGCCTGGCCGGCAGCCCGGGTCAGCCCTGGTTCCGCCGCGCCGCCGCCATCGCCCTCATCGCCGCGGGCGCCGGCGTCGGAGCGCTCGCCCTACTCGTCGGACTCTGGTTCGGCCTCGCCGTCGCCGCCGTGATCACCCTCGTCGCGACACTCCTCGGCGAGCTCGTCGTCCACTCCCGCTACGCCGCCGCCACTCCCGCCGACACCGCAGTATGA
- the mutM gene encoding bifunctional DNA-formamidopyrimidine glycosylase/DNA-(apurinic or apyrimidinic site) lyase: MPELPEVEVVRAGLAPAVTGSLVTGVEIVDERSLKRHVHPHGSFERLLVGRRLEGAVRRGKFLWLPAGRDEALLVHLGMSGQVLLRTADAALPRLARIRVGIEHPEHGELALHFVDQRIFGSMAVDALVPTADGAPGGFAGEDVRVGDWLRAVPSQVAHIARDPLDASFDLDAIVAALARRTSGIKRALLDQTLVSGIGNIYADESLWAAELHPERPSSSLGEARIRRLFAEVRSVLERALAEGGTSFDAQYVNVNGASGYFSHSLLAYGQTGKPCARCGEAIVRVPFMNRSSHLCPQCQQVPR; encoded by the coding sequence GTGCCCGAGCTGCCCGAGGTCGAGGTGGTGCGCGCGGGCCTCGCGCCGGCGGTCACCGGATCGCTGGTGACCGGCGTCGAGATCGTCGATGAGCGCTCGCTGAAGCGTCATGTGCATCCGCACGGCAGTTTCGAGCGCCTGCTGGTCGGGCGCCGGCTCGAGGGGGCGGTGCGGCGCGGCAAGTTCCTCTGGCTGCCCGCGGGCCGCGATGAGGCGCTACTGGTGCATCTCGGGATGAGCGGCCAGGTGCTGTTGCGTACGGCGGATGCGGCGCTGCCGCGGCTCGCGCGCATCCGGGTGGGGATCGAGCACCCCGAGCACGGCGAACTCGCCCTGCACTTCGTCGATCAGCGGATCTTCGGCTCGATGGCTGTCGACGCTCTGGTGCCGACCGCGGACGGCGCGCCCGGCGGCTTCGCGGGTGAGGACGTGCGCGTCGGAGACTGGCTGCGCGCGGTGCCCTCGCAAGTGGCGCACATCGCCCGCGATCCGCTCGACGCCTCCTTCGATCTCGATGCGATCGTCGCCGCACTGGCGCGGCGGACCAGCGGGATCAAGCGGGCGCTGCTCGATCAGACGCTGGTGAGCGGCATCGGCAACATCTATGCGGACGAGTCGCTGTGGGCGGCGGAGCTGCACCCGGAGCGACCGAGCTCGTCGCTGGGCGAGGCGCGCATCCGCCGACTCTTCGCCGAGGTCCGCTCGGTGCTGGAGCGCGCTCTGGCCGAGGGTGGCACCAGCTTCGACGCGCAGTACGTGAACGTGAACGGTGCCTCCGGCTACTTCTCGCACAGCCTGCTCGCGTACGGGCAGACGGGGAAGCCCTGCGCCCGCTGCGGCGAGGCGATCGTCCGGGTGCCGTTCATGAACCGCTCCTCGCACCTCTGCCCGCAGTGCCAACAGGTGCCGCGCTGA
- the rnc gene encoding ribonuclease III: protein MVNQTSARPSSDDRSRLEATLGVSLDGELFELALTHRSFAFEHGGIPHNERLEFLGDSILGQAVTVMLYTEYPALSEGDLAKRRASLVSTVALAEIARGIGLGEFLRLGRGEELTGGRDKASILADTVEAIIGAVYLGTGPDAARDLVLRLIAPLRADPLRFGVSMDPKTSLQEAAAERGAPAPRYEIAATGPDHNKVFVATVIVGGLVTARGEGTSKKAAEMAAALDAWTRLATPIAPVAPAASD, encoded by the coding sequence ATGGTGAACCAGACCTCTGCACGACCCTCCAGCGACGACCGGTCGCGTCTGGAGGCCACGCTCGGCGTGAGCCTCGACGGTGAGCTTTTCGAACTCGCCCTGACGCACCGGTCGTTCGCTTTCGAGCATGGGGGCATCCCGCATAATGAGCGCCTCGAGTTCCTCGGCGACTCGATCCTCGGGCAGGCGGTGACCGTGATGCTCTACACCGAGTACCCGGCCCTCAGTGAGGGCGATCTGGCCAAGCGCCGGGCGAGCCTGGTCTCGACCGTCGCGCTTGCCGAGATCGCTCGCGGCATCGGCCTAGGTGAGTTCCTCCGGCTCGGCCGTGGCGAGGAGTTGACCGGCGGCCGCGACAAGGCGTCGATCCTCGCGGACACGGTCGAGGCGATCATCGGCGCCGTGTACCTCGGCACGGGACCGGACGCCGCGCGCGACCTGGTGCTGCGCCTGATCGCGCCGCTACGCGCGGATCCGCTGCGTTTCGGGGTGTCGATGGACCCGAAGACGAGCCTTCAGGAGGCGGCGGCCGAGCGCGGTGCGCCGGCCCCGCGCTACGAGATCGCGGCCACCGGACCCGACCACAACAAGGTGTTCGTCGCCACCGTGATCGTCGGCGGACTCGTCACCGCTCGCGGCGAGGGCACCAGCAAGAAGGCCGCCGAGATGGCCGCCGCGCTGGATGCGTGGACGCGCCTGGCGACTCCGATCGCGCCCGTCGCTCCCGCGGCATCGGACTGA
- the rpmF gene encoding 50S ribosomal protein L32: MAVPKRKKSRANTHARRSQWKAEVPPLVKTIENGKVVYSLPHRAKVVEDSAGTALFLEYKGRKVADV; encoded by the coding sequence ATGGCTGTTCCCAAGAGGAAGAAGTCCCGCGCGAACACCCACGCCCGCCGTTCGCAGTGGAAGGCGGAGGTTCCGCCCCTGGTCAAGACCATCGAGAACGGCAAGGTCGTTTACAGCCTTCCCCACCGCGCCAAGGTCGTCGAGGACTCCGCGGGCACCGCGCTGTTCCTCGAGTACAAGGGCCGCAAGGTCGCCGACGTCTGA
- a CDS encoding YceD family protein: MTTFKKTPFTVNVRDLVRRPGEMREHRLELEAPEQFGEGIVAVRQGSAVDLDVRLESVHEGVLASVEVSAVADGECSRCLREISLPVDVEFQELFAYSSDEAFDYEVHDDHVDLEPLVRDAVVLSLPFQPVCRPDCPGLDPVTGERLADSTARDPETPRDSRWDALAATAFADATASADSGEGATARTESD, translated from the coding sequence GTGACTACTTTCAAGAAGACGCCGTTCACGGTGAACGTGCGCGACCTGGTGAGGCGACCGGGCGAGATGCGCGAGCACCGCCTCGAGCTCGAGGCGCCGGAGCAGTTCGGCGAGGGGATCGTCGCGGTCCGCCAGGGATCGGCCGTTGACCTCGACGTCCGTCTCGAGTCCGTGCACGAGGGCGTCCTGGCCAGTGTCGAGGTGTCGGCCGTGGCCGACGGCGAGTGCAGCCGGTGCCTGAGGGAGATCTCCCTGCCTGTCGATGTCGAGTTCCAGGAACTTTTCGCGTACTCTTCTGACGAAGCTTTCGACTATGAGGTTCACGACGACCATGTGGATCTTGAACCTCTGGTCAGGGATGCGGTGGTTCTGTCGCTGCCGTTCCAGCCGGTCTGCCGGCCGGACTGTCCGGGCCTCGATCCCGTCACGGGGGAGCGGCTGGCCGATTCCACTGCGCGCGATCCCGAGACGCCGCGGGACTCGCGGTGGGATGCGCTGGCCGCGACGGCCTTCGCAGACGCCACGGCTTCCGCAGACAGCGGTGAGGGCGCGACCGCCCGCACCGAATCCGACTAG
- a CDS encoding ABC transporter substrate-binding protein: protein MNRPIRITLTTTAAFVAVGLALTGCTTSGSGSDSDSDSGGLTPVTLQLQWVAQAQFAGYYAALDQGYYADEGLDVTIAEGGGDIVPQDVLASGDADYAISWVPKVLGSIEQGAEITDVAQIFERSATTQISFKDNGISSPADLAGRSVGSWGHGNEWELFAGLQKDGVALEDISLVQQQFDMNGFLAGDIDAAQAMTYNEYAQVLETVNPVTGALFQPDDLNVISWNDVGTAMLQDAIWADAARLSDDAYAQQTVAFIKASIKGWIFAKDDPQQAADIVTAAGSTLGTSHQLWMTNEVNKLIWPSTDGIGMVDEAAWQQTVGIAKSTKNETGATIISADPPATAYSNEYVEKALSELADEGVDTSGADYAPIDVTLRAGGA, encoded by the coding sequence ATGAATCGACCCATCCGTATCACCCTGACGACGACCGCTGCCTTCGTGGCCGTGGGCCTCGCGCTCACCGGCTGCACCACCTCGGGTTCAGGATCCGACTCCGACTCCGATTCCGGCGGCCTCACGCCGGTCACCCTGCAGTTGCAGTGGGTCGCCCAGGCGCAGTTCGCGGGGTACTACGCGGCGCTCGACCAGGGCTACTACGCGGACGAGGGTCTGGACGTGACCATCGCGGAGGGAGGAGGCGACATCGTCCCGCAGGACGTGCTCGCCTCGGGAGACGCCGACTACGCGATCTCGTGGGTCCCGAAGGTGCTCGGCTCGATCGAGCAGGGCGCCGAGATCACCGATGTCGCGCAGATCTTCGAGCGCAGCGCCACCACGCAGATCTCGTTCAAGGACAACGGGATCAGCTCACCCGCCGACCTCGCCGGGAGGAGCGTCGGCAGCTGGGGCCACGGCAACGAGTGGGAGTTGTTCGCCGGCCTGCAGAAGGACGGCGTCGCGCTGGAGGACATCTCGCTCGTGCAGCAGCAGTTCGATATGAACGGCTTCCTCGCGGGCGACATCGACGCGGCACAGGCGATGACCTACAACGAGTACGCGCAGGTCCTCGAGACGGTGAACCCGGTGACGGGCGCCCTCTTCCAGCCCGACGACCTGAACGTGATCAGCTGGAACGACGTGGGCACTGCGATGCTCCAGGACGCGATCTGGGCGGACGCTGCCAGGCTCTCCGACGACGCCTACGCGCAGCAGACGGTGGCCTTCATCAAAGCCTCAATCAAGGGCTGGATCTTCGCGAAGGACGATCCGCAGCAGGCGGCCGACATCGTCACCGCGGCCGGCTCGACTCTCGGCACCAGCCATCAGCTGTGGATGACCAACGAGGTCAACAAGCTGATCTGGCCCTCCACAGACGGCATCGGGATGGTCGACGAGGCCGCCTGGCAGCAGACGGTTGGCATCGCGAAGTCGACGAAGAACGAGACCGGCGCGACGATCATCAGCGCGGATCCGCCTGCCACCGCCTACTCGAACGAGTACGTCGAGAAGGCGCTCTCGGAACTCGCCGACGAGGGTGTCGACACGAGCGGTGCGGACTACGCGCCGATCGACGTCACTCTGCGGGCCGGTGGCGCCTGA
- a CDS encoding ABC transporter permease subunit — translation MVGASAGLPDDSAGAAPGGAGAPRPAEGVRGNAWQTARTFTLPGAVPYVFMGLRIASSLAVISALVAEYFGEYFGGPVGGLGKSITTVASGSDYAFAYAYVLGAVLVGVVFFSVTAALEAFARRRSRVR, via the coding sequence ATGGTCGGAGCGAGCGCCGGTCTACCTGACGACTCTGCGGGGGCTGCGCCAGGCGGCGCCGGTGCACCGCGACCTGCTGAAGGCGTACGCGGCAACGCCTGGCAGACCGCGCGGACGTTCACGCTGCCCGGAGCGGTGCCCTACGTCTTCATGGGGCTCCGGATCGCCTCCTCGCTGGCGGTGATCTCGGCGTTGGTCGCCGAATACTTCGGCGAGTACTTCGGCGGGCCCGTCGGCGGGCTCGGCAAGTCGATCACCACGGTGGCCTCGGGCAGTGACTACGCGTTCGCCTACGCCTACGTGCTCGGGGCGGTGCTCGTGGGAGTGGTGTTCTTCAGCGTGACGGCCGCACTCGAGGCGTTCGCGCGGCGCCGCAGCCGTGTGCGCTGA